A single region of the Lysinibacillus sp. B2A1 genome encodes:
- a CDS encoding threonine--tRNA ligase yields the protein MSEMIKLTFPDGAVKEFAKGTSTDDVALSISPGLRKKAYAGKVNGILVDLKTPIEEDAAISIITQDDEEALEILRHSTAHLTAQAIKRLFPDVKLGIGPVIEGGFYYDIDAPTPITAEDLPAIEKEMKKIIAENLEVERKNVSRTEAQAIYEEIGDEYKLELLEAIPEDEQVSIYYQGEFFDLCRGIHVPSTGKLREFKLLSLAGAYWRGNSDNKMLQRIYGTAFFKKEELKHHLQMLEEAKERDHRKIGKELELFTTSQKVGQGLPLWLPNGATIRRVIERYIVDKELSLGYKHVYTPVLGSKELYQTSGHWDHYQDSIFPPMEMDNETLIMRPMNCPHHMMVYKNSMHSYRNLPLRIAELGTMHRYEMSGAVSGLQRVRGMTLNDAHIFVRPDQIKAEFQKVVQLILEVYKDFDLNDYSFRLSYRDPADTEKYFDDDEMWEKAQSMLKEAMDELGLDYFEAEGEAAFYGPKLDVQVKTAIGKEETLSTVQLDFLLPERFDLTYVGEDGKPHRPVVIHRGVVSTMERFVAFLIEEYKGAFPTWLAPVQVEVIPVSNEAHFDYAKQIEEQLTAAGLRVEMDDREEKLGYKIREAQMKKIPYMLVIGDKEVEANGVNVRRYGSKDSETISFEDFLANIKAEITK from the coding sequence ATGTCAGAAATGATTAAATTAACTTTCCCAGATGGCGCTGTGAAGGAATTTGCAAAAGGTACATCTACTGATGATGTAGCATTATCAATCAGCCCAGGGCTACGAAAAAAAGCTTATGCAGGTAAAGTCAACGGTATCTTAGTGGATTTAAAAACACCAATCGAAGAGGATGCAGCAATTTCAATCATCACGCAAGACGATGAGGAAGCACTTGAAATTTTACGTCACTCAACAGCACACTTAACAGCGCAAGCGATTAAACGATTGTTCCCAGATGTGAAACTTGGCATTGGTCCAGTGATTGAGGGAGGCTTCTACTATGATATTGATGCTCCGACACCTATCACTGCTGAAGACTTACCAGCCATCGAAAAAGAAATGAAAAAAATTATCGCTGAAAATTTAGAAGTTGAACGCAAAAATGTAAGCCGTACAGAAGCACAAGCAATCTATGAAGAAATCGGCGATGAATATAAACTAGAATTACTGGAAGCGATTCCTGAAGATGAGCAAGTATCAATTTATTATCAAGGGGAATTTTTCGACCTTTGTCGTGGTATTCATGTACCATCCACTGGAAAACTTCGTGAATTCAAGCTTCTTTCATTAGCAGGTGCTTACTGGAGAGGGAACTCTGATAACAAGATGCTTCAACGTATTTATGGAACAGCATTCTTCAAAAAAGAGGAATTAAAACATCACCTACAAATGCTAGAGGAAGCAAAAGAGCGTGATCACCGTAAAATTGGAAAAGAATTAGAGTTATTCACGACTTCACAAAAAGTCGGTCAAGGTTTACCACTTTGGTTACCAAATGGTGCAACAATTCGTCGTGTCATTGAGCGTTATATTGTGGATAAAGAATTATCACTTGGCTATAAGCATGTTTATACACCAGTATTGGGTTCGAAAGAGCTTTATCAAACTTCAGGTCACTGGGATCATTACCAAGATTCTATTTTCCCACCAATGGAAATGGACAACGAGACATTAATTATGCGTCCAATGAACTGTCCTCACCATATGATGGTTTACAAAAATAGTATGCATTCTTATCGTAATCTGCCTTTACGTATTGCAGAGCTTGGTACAATGCACCGCTATGAAATGTCTGGAGCAGTTTCAGGCCTACAACGCGTACGTGGAATGACTTTAAATGATGCACATATTTTTGTTCGTCCAGACCAAATTAAAGCGGAATTCCAAAAAGTTGTGCAGTTAATTTTAGAGGTTTATAAAGATTTCGACTTAAATGATTATTCATTCCGTTTATCTTACCGAGACCCAGCAGATACTGAGAAATACTTCGATGATGATGAAATGTGGGAAAAAGCACAAAGTATGTTAAAAGAAGCAATGGATGAGCTTGGTTTAGACTACTTTGAAGCGGAAGGTGAAGCGGCATTCTATGGCCCTAAACTTGACGTGCAAGTAAAAACAGCAATTGGTAAAGAAGAGACTTTATCGACAGTTCAACTAGACTTCTTATTACCTGAACGTTTTGATTTAACTTATGTTGGGGAAGATGGTAAACCTCATCGTCCAGTCGTTATTCACCGTGGTGTAGTATCAACAATGGAACGTTTTGTTGCCTTCTTAATTGAAGAATATAAAGGTGCATTCCCAACTTGGTTAGCACCAGTTCAAGTAGAAGTGATTCCAGTATCGAATGAAGCTCACTTCGACTATGCAAAACAAATTGAAGAGCAATTAACAGCAGCAGGCTTACGTGTTGAAATGGATGATCGTGAAGAGAAGTTAGGCTATAAAATTCGTGAAGCACAAATGAAAAAAATCCCTTATATGCTTGTCATTGGTGACAAGGAAGTAGAGGCTAATGGTGTGAATGTACGACGTTACGGCTCTAAAGATTCAGAAACAATTAGCTTTGAGGATTTCTTAGCAAACATTAAAGCAGAAATTACAAAATAG
- a CDS encoding dUTPase, translating to MNLQQLFKMQKELDDFIEKTQKIEQDVFNEKGLALMVELAELANETRCFKFWSTKGPSEHAVILEEYVDSIHFILSLGLLKGYTTLEKWPVIEEKRDLTEIFLMTQDYILTFIRQPSEDRYLTIWQCYGLLAYNLGFTFEDVVAAYIEKNEENYNRQRSGY from the coding sequence ATGAATTTACAACAATTGTTTAAAATGCAGAAAGAGCTTGATGATTTTATTGAAAAAACACAAAAAATTGAGCAGGATGTTTTTAATGAAAAAGGTTTAGCATTAATGGTTGAATTAGCAGAACTAGCTAATGAAACACGCTGCTTTAAATTCTGGAGTACAAAAGGGCCTTCAGAGCATGCTGTTATTTTAGAGGAGTATGTGGATTCGATACATTTTATACTATCCCTCGGTCTTTTAAAGGGTTATACAACGCTAGAAAAATGGCCAGTGATTGAAGAAAAGCGAGATTTAACAGAAATTTTCTTAATGACACAGGACTATATTTTAACCTTTATTCGTCAGCCATCAGAGGATAGATATTTAACGATTTGGCAATGCTATGGTTTACTTGCGTATAATTTAGGCTTTACGTTTGAGGACGTGGTGGCAGCGTATATAGAAAAGAATGAAGAAAATTATAATCGCCAGCGTTCAGGATATTAA
- a CDS encoding sigma-w pathway protein ysdB, with the protein MLPLLIRLAVIALIIYVFYKAIRYITDPKRKLDEAYEKGHYYFYDDVKNVRKNFFISYKGALFEGEKYLGTTEEAFEVVTIFVGARDAATLQGFNKSDFEYLQQEILLNYPSAKINWKQPIEQLMRNTSSS; encoded by the coding sequence ATGTTGCCATTACTAATTCGACTTGCTGTAATTGCGCTTATAATCTATGTATTTTACAAAGCGATTCGTTATATAACCGATCCTAAGCGAAAACTTGATGAAGCCTATGAAAAAGGCCATTATTATTTTTACGATGATGTTAAAAATGTCCGAAAAAATTTCTTTATTTCCTATAAGGGTGCACTTTTTGAAGGTGAAAAATACCTCGGTACTACTGAAGAAGCCTTTGAGGTTGTGACAATTTTCGTTGGTGCTCGTGATGCTGCGACACTGCAGGGTTTCAATAAAAGTGATTTTGAATATTTACAGCAAGAAATTCTATTGAACTATCCAAGCGCAAAAATTAATTGGAAGCAGCCCATTGAACAGCTTATGCGCAACACATCCTCCTCATGA
- a CDS encoding dephospho-CoA kinase translates to MIIGLTGSIASGKSTVAKMITALGLPIVDADIVARDVVEPGAETLTLIAEQFGQDILLEDGTLNRVKLGDIIFQEPSKRKILNDIMHPAIRQEMLRQRDAYIEAGNKHVVMDIPLLFESKLQHYVERIIVVSVSEEVQLRRLMKRNNLSKEDALARMHSQLPMSVKEKGADAVIYNNENLGQTEEQLKKILTKWDVLEVN, encoded by the coding sequence ATGATTATCGGATTAACAGGAAGTATTGCGAGTGGAAAAAGTACTGTTGCAAAAATGATAACAGCTCTTGGTTTGCCAATTGTCGATGCAGATATTGTAGCACGTGATGTTGTGGAACCAGGAGCAGAGACACTTACATTAATCGCTGAACAATTTGGACAAGATATTTTGCTAGAAGATGGCACTTTAAATCGGGTTAAACTTGGTGATATTATTTTCCAGGAGCCTTCAAAGCGCAAAATTTTAAATGATATTATGCATCCAGCTATTCGTCAGGAAATGCTGCGTCAGCGTGATGCTTATATAGAGGCTGGCAACAAGCATGTAGTAATGGATATTCCACTCCTATTTGAAAGTAAGCTGCAGCATTATGTTGAGCGTATCATTGTGGTATCGGTGAGCGAGGAGGTTCAGCTTCGCCGCTTAATGAAGCGCAACAATCTGTCGAAAGAGGATGCATTAGCACGAATGCATTCACAGCTCCCGATGTCAGTGAAGGAAAAAGGAGCGGATGCAGTAATTTACAATAATGAAAATTTAGGACAGACAGAGGAGCAATTGAAAAAAATCCTTACAAAATGGGACGTTTTAGAAGTGAATTAA
- a CDS encoding type I glyceraldehyde-3-phosphate dehydrogenase (NAD-dependent; catalyzes the formation of 3-phospho-D-glyceroyl phosphate from D-glyceraldehyde 3-phosphate; active during glycolysis): MTVSIAINGFGRIGRMVFRQAIVQEGLNIVAINASYPAETLAHLIKYDTNHGTFEGTVEPAGDALIVNGKRVQIISERDPLKLPWTTMGVDIVIEATGKFNDREKAAMHLEAGAKKVILTAPGKNEDVTIVLGVNDDKLDIAKHDVISNASCTTNCLAPVAKVLNDTFGIDNGLMTTVHAYTNDQKNLDNPHKDLRRARGCAQSIIPTSTGAAKALKLVLPELEGKIHGMALRVPTPNVSLVDLVVDLNTDVTVDSVNAAFVKAATEGPMKGILNFSVEPLVSSDYNTTTYSSTVDGLSTMVMGSRKVKVLAWYDNEWGYSARVVDLVKKVANALETVNA; the protein is encoded by the coding sequence ATGACAGTATCAATTGCTATTAATGGTTTCGGACGTATCGGACGTATGGTTTTCCGCCAAGCGATCGTACAAGAAGGTTTAAATATTGTTGCTATTAACGCGAGCTATCCAGCAGAAACGTTAGCACATTTGATTAAGTATGACACAAATCACGGAACATTTGAAGGTACGGTTGAACCAGCAGGCGATGCTTTAATTGTAAATGGTAAACGTGTTCAAATTATTAGCGAGCGTGACCCATTAAAATTACCATGGACTACAATGGGTGTAGATATTGTTATCGAAGCAACTGGTAAATTTAATGATCGTGAAAAAGCAGCAATGCACTTAGAAGCAGGTGCGAAGAAAGTTATCTTAACAGCACCAGGTAAAAACGAGGACGTAACAATTGTTTTAGGTGTAAATGACGATAAGCTTGATATTGCAAAACATGATGTTATTTCAAATGCTTCTTGTACAACAAACTGCTTAGCGCCAGTTGCGAAAGTGTTAAATGACACATTTGGTATCGATAATGGCTTAATGACAACTGTTCATGCTTATACAAATGACCAAAAGAACCTAGACAATCCACATAAAGATTTACGTCGTGCACGTGGTTGTGCACAGTCAATTATTCCAACATCTACAGGCGCTGCAAAAGCATTAAAATTGGTATTACCAGAATTAGAAGGAAAAATTCATGGTATGGCACTTCGGGTTCCAACACCAAACGTATCTTTAGTTGACCTTGTAGTGGACTTAAACACAGACGTAACAGTAGATTCTGTCAATGCTGCATTTGTGAAGGCTGCTACTGAAGGACCAATGAAGGGAATTTTAAACTTCTCAGTTGAGCCTCTAGTATCGTCTGATTACAATACAACAACTTACTCTTCTACAGTCGATGGACTTTCGACAATGGTAATGGGTAGCCGCAAAGTAAAAGTACTTGCTTGGTATGACAATGAATGGGGTTATTCTGCACGTGTAGTGGATCTTGTGAAAAAAGTGGCAAACGCTTTAGAAACAGTTAACGCATAA
- a CDS encoding primosomal protein DnaI → MEQINGPLKRVVNVPSFQERYEAMRREILENPRVQDFLAAHANELSYDSIERNLPKLHEFISQSTVCCGCDNTDHCTNYLKGFIPTLRVIRNTVEMDYVRCEQKIREDEHRNVANMIASMHMPKDVLQATIQDLMIDDESRVMIAQKAAQFVKTTVELGKLPAKGYYLYGKFGVGKSFVLGALANELAAIKIRSVVVFVPEFLREMKNAIGDNTLNEKIDYVKKAPVLMLDDLGAETMTAWTRDEILGTIFHYRMAEQLPTFITSNFNYDELEHHLAQSQKGDIEVVKAGRIMERIKALTEPIEMRGKNRRM, encoded by the coding sequence ATCGAACAAATTAATGGACCATTAAAAAGAGTAGTTAATGTACCATCATTTCAAGAGCGATACGAAGCGATGCGTCGAGAAATTTTAGAAAACCCTCGTGTGCAAGATTTTTTAGCAGCGCATGCAAATGAATTAAGCTATGATTCCATAGAGCGTAATTTACCGAAGCTTCATGAATTTATAAGTCAATCTACTGTTTGCTGTGGCTGTGACAATACAGATCATTGTACAAACTATTTAAAAGGTTTTATACCAACTTTACGTGTAATTCGAAATACTGTTGAAATGGATTATGTGCGTTGTGAGCAAAAAATACGTGAGGATGAGCACCGGAATGTAGCCAATATGATTGCGAGTATGCATATGCCTAAAGATGTGCTCCAAGCTACCATTCAAGATTTAATGATTGACGACGAATCTCGCGTTATGATTGCGCAAAAAGCGGCACAATTTGTCAAGACTACAGTGGAATTAGGGAAGCTTCCTGCGAAGGGCTATTATTTATACGGAAAGTTTGGGGTAGGAAAATCCTTTGTGCTGGGTGCCTTGGCTAATGAGTTAGCTGCTATAAAAATCCGTTCAGTAGTCGTTTTTGTGCCTGAATTTTTACGAGAAATGAAAAATGCCATTGGCGATAATACATTGAATGAAAAAATAGACTATGTGAAAAAGGCACCTGTGCTGATGCTTGATGACCTTGGAGCCGAAACGATGACCGCTTGGACAAGGGATGAAATTTTAGGAACTATTTTCCATTATCGTATGGCAGAGCAATTACCAACATTTATAACTTCTAATTTCAATTATGATGAATTGGAACATCATTTAGCACAATCACAAAAAGGTGATATCGAAGTTGTTAAAGCAGGACGAATTATGGAACGTATTAAAGCTTTAACAGAGCCGATTGAAATGCGTGGCAAAAATCGACGGATGTAA
- a CDS encoding DNA-formamidopyrimidine glycosylase, with translation MPELPEVEGVVQALKPKIEGRTIQQVQLSEVIRFSFGEGKQCIVKQAEPDAFEMSLTQMTITKIERRAKYIFFHMLKENVPYVLVSHLGMTGAWFVVNSPEEINEAKFQKHIHATFQMADGGYLIYSDIRRFGELRFLEKIEDHVPLTKMAPEPFDEIACDYFIAQSTSPKYEKKSVKEVIMDGQVISGCGNIYATEALFAQKIHPARKMNRISEKRKRALFEAIVTVLRQSIDAGGSTISDYRNINGEAGSMQNRLQMYGKKMCPVCETATSQMTIGGRTSVFCPNCQH, from the coding sequence ATGCCTGAATTACCAGAGGTTGAAGGTGTCGTCCAGGCATTAAAACCTAAAATTGAGGGACGCACAATCCAACAGGTGCAGCTATCTGAGGTGATTCGTTTTTCCTTTGGAGAAGGAAAACAATGTATTGTCAAGCAAGCTGAGCCTGATGCTTTTGAAATGTCCTTAACTCAAATGACCATAACAAAAATTGAGAGACGTGCAAAGTATATCTTTTTCCATATGCTGAAAGAGAATGTACCTTATGTGCTTGTTAGTCATTTAGGGATGACAGGTGCATGGTTCGTAGTAAATTCGCCAGAGGAAATCAATGAAGCGAAATTTCAAAAGCATATACATGCAACTTTCCAAATGGCAGATGGTGGCTATTTAATTTATTCAGATATTCGCCGTTTTGGTGAACTTCGTTTTTTAGAAAAAATTGAAGACCATGTACCGTTAACAAAAATGGCACCAGAGCCATTTGATGAAATAGCTTGCGATTATTTTATTGCTCAATCAACATCACCGAAATATGAGAAAAAATCCGTAAAGGAAGTCATAATGGATGGACAGGTAATTTCGGGTTGTGGCAATATTTATGCAACTGAGGCATTATTTGCTCAGAAAATTCATCCAGCTCGCAAAATGAACCGTATTAGTGAAAAGCGTAAGCGTGCACTATTTGAAGCGATTGTTACGGTTTTACGCCAAAGCATTGACGCAGGAGGTTCAACGATTTCAGATTATCGGAATATTAATGGTGAGGCTGGAAGCATGCAGAATCGACTGCAGATGTACGGGAAGAAGATGTGTCCGGTGTGTGAAACGGCAACGAGCCAAATGACGATTGGAGGGCGCACGTCTGTTTTTTGCCCAAATTGTCAACATTAA
- a CDS encoding DUF1294 domain-containing protein yields the protein MGQALVAYMAIVSIVLLIMMGMDKSKAKKHEWRIAERTLFTLAIAGGAVGGVLGMYLFRHKTRHNSFAFGFPLLAAVQVFIVVQLW from the coding sequence ATGGGACAAGCATTAGTAGCCTATATGGCAATTGTTTCTATAGTCCTGCTTATAATGATGGGCATGGATAAATCCAAAGCGAAAAAGCATGAGTGGCGAATTGCGGAACGTACGCTTTTTACACTGGCGATTGCTGGAGGTGCAGTAGGCGGCGTGTTAGGAATGTATTTATTTCGTCATAAAACACGCCATAACAGCTTTGCTTTTGGCTTCCCACTGTTAGCAGCTGTTCAAGTTTTTATCGTTGTACAGCTATGGTGA
- a CDS encoding 50S ribosomal protein L35 yields the protein MPKMKTHRGAAKRFKKTGSGKLKYDRAYGSHLFANKSTKQKRHLRKANVVSSGDFKRIKSLLVYMK from the coding sequence ATGCCAAAAATGAAAACTCACCGTGGAGCTGCGAAACGTTTCAAAAAAACGGGTTCAGGTAAATTAAAATATGACCGTGCTTATGGAAGCCACTTATTCGCAAACAAATCTACGAAACAAAAACGTCACCTACGTAAAGCAAACGTTGTGTCATCTGGTGACTTCAAACGCATTAAATCATTACTTGTTTACATGAAATGA
- a CDS encoding helicase DnaB, translated as MIHLYKELQPADSFDIRLPHALSTQERQLVTLFYQPLTGAEPISLYLTLWAEAEQMPYQQMTHYYLMNVLGLPIGKIFEARIALEAIGLLRTWKKEDAGERSFLYELIRPLDADSFMKDPLLSMFLFSKIGEQAYRKLRQRYIAPARDAEFKDVSRAFIDVYKPVNSNIPDDLQASKSSKDNQSKIYPFYFDQFDFELLKAGLSEQLVPASLLTLDVRESIAKLAFLYHLTALDMQKIVILALDDDVGISQERLRKAAADFYKLTVSKEPPKLMKVNEQAPIEGIGQKTKDQELQQYLETTPPIQVLRDINNGKEPLQTSVQLAESLIVQHGMPVGVVNALLEYVMLTTDMKLPKKYVETIADHWVRKNIQTAKEAMELARQEHDKYTTWKNKPQTPSKSSQNIKGRSGKQREEKVPEWFYKRNDQPEESISSTIDFEKERQKILEMLGKSDK; from the coding sequence TTGATTCATTTGTATAAGGAATTGCAGCCTGCCGATTCTTTTGACATTCGTTTACCTCATGCACTTTCTACACAGGAACGTCAATTAGTAACATTATTTTATCAGCCATTAACTGGAGCAGAGCCAATTAGCCTTTATTTAACACTTTGGGCAGAAGCCGAGCAAATGCCATATCAGCAAATGACACATTATTATTTAATGAATGTTTTAGGGCTTCCGATTGGTAAAATATTTGAGGCACGAATAGCGCTTGAAGCGATTGGCTTATTACGTACATGGAAGAAAGAAGATGCTGGAGAGCGAAGTTTTTTATATGAGCTGATACGTCCACTTGATGCAGATAGCTTTATGAAAGACCCGCTGTTATCCATGTTTTTATTTAGTAAAATTGGAGAGCAAGCTTATCGGAAGTTACGTCAGCGCTATATTGCTCCTGCAAGAGATGCTGAATTTAAAGATGTATCTCGTGCTTTTATTGATGTTTATAAGCCTGTAAATTCAAATATCCCAGATGATTTACAAGCTAGTAAGAGTAGCAAGGATAATCAGTCAAAAATATATCCATTTTATTTTGATCAGTTTGATTTTGAGCTTCTTAAAGCAGGGTTATCGGAGCAATTAGTGCCTGCCAGTTTACTTACATTAGATGTTCGTGAATCGATTGCCAAGCTTGCGTTTTTGTATCATTTAACTGCACTGGATATGCAAAAAATAGTGATTCTGGCTTTAGATGATGATGTAGGTATTTCACAGGAACGGCTTCGTAAGGCTGCGGCAGATTTTTATAAGCTGACGGTTTCAAAAGAGCCGCCAAAATTGATGAAAGTAAACGAGCAGGCCCCTATAGAAGGAATAGGACAAAAAACAAAGGATCAGGAGCTACAGCAATACCTAGAAACTACACCTCCTATTCAAGTACTGCGAGATATAAATAACGGAAAAGAGCCTCTACAAACCTCTGTCCAACTTGCTGAAAGCTTAATTGTCCAGCACGGTATGCCAGTAGGGGTTGTCAATGCTCTTTTAGAATATGTAATGCTTACTACGGATATGAAGCTACCTAAAAAGTATGTAGAGACGATTGCGGATCATTGGGTGCGCAAAAATATTCAAACAGCTAAGGAAGCAATGGAACTCGCACGTCAGGAGCATGATAAATACACTACTTGGAAAAACAAGCCGCAAACACCAAGTAAAAGTAGTCAAAATATCAAAGGTCGTTCAGGAAAGCAACGCGAAGAGAAGGTACCTGAATGGTTTTACAAACGTAACGATCAGCCAGAGGAAAGCATCTCAAGCACGATAGATTTTGAAAAAGAACGTCAAAAGATATTAGAAATGCTAGGAAAAAGTGATAAGTAG
- the nrdR gene encoding transcriptional regulator NrdR, producing MRCPSCQFNGTRVVDSRPVDDNKEIRRRRECESCGFRFTTFEKIEETPLVVVKKEGSREEFSREKVLRGLIRACEKRPVALDVLEELVLSIEKDLRRIGNSEVRSEDVGEMVMDRLAKIDEVAYVRFASVYRQFKDINVFIEEIKDIIQRQTEQKS from the coding sequence ATGAGATGTCCATCTTGCCAATTTAACGGAACGCGTGTAGTGGATTCGAGGCCAGTAGATGATAATAAAGAAATTCGTAGACGTCGTGAATGTGAGTCATGTGGCTTCCGCTTTACAACGTTTGAAAAAATTGAAGAGACACCACTTGTTGTTGTAAAAAAAGAAGGTTCACGTGAGGAGTTTAGCCGTGAGAAGGTACTTCGTGGGCTTATTCGTGCTTGTGAAAAACGTCCAGTTGCTCTAGATGTACTTGAGGAACTAGTATTATCAATTGAAAAAGATCTTCGTCGTATTGGTAATTCAGAAGTACGCTCTGAGGATGTTGGGGAAATGGTAATGGACCGCCTAGCGAAAATCGATGAGGTTGCTTATGTCCGCTTTGCATCTGTTTATCGTCAATTTAAGGATATCAATGTCTTTATTGAAGAAATTAAAGACATCATTCAACGTCAGACAGAGCAAAAATCTTAA
- a CDS encoding 50S ribosomal protein L20 — MPRVKGGTVTRKRRKKVLKLAKGYYGSKHTLYKVANQAVMKSGQYAYRDRRQKKRDFRKLWITRINAAARMNGLSYSRLMHGLKVAGIEVNRKMLADLAVTDATAFTQLTDAAKKAVAK, encoded by the coding sequence ATGCCACGCGTAAAAGGCGGAACAGTGACGCGCAAACGTCGTAAAAAAGTTTTAAAATTAGCTAAAGGTTACTATGGTTCAAAACATACATTATATAAAGTTGCTAACCAAGCAGTGATGAAGTCAGGTCAATATGCATACCGTGACCGTCGTCAGAAAAAACGTGATTTCCGTAAATTATGGATCACTCGTATCAACGCAGCTGCTCGCATGAACGGTCTTTCATACAGCCGTTTAATGCACGGTTTAAAAGTTGCTGGTATCGAAGTTAACCGTAAAATGTTAGCTGACTTAGCTGTAACTGATGCAACAGCATTCACTCAATTAACAGATGCTGCAAAAAAAGCAGTCGCTAAATAA
- a CDS encoding translation initiation factor IF-3 has translation MYVNEGIRARELRLIDHNGDQLGVKTRNEALEIAARVNLDLVLVAPQAKPPVARIMDYGKFKFEQQKKDREIRKNQKVIVMKEVRLSPTIDEHDFQTKLRNAIKFLEKGDKVKCSLRFKGRAITHKEIGQRVLDRFAEACAEVSTVEQKPKMEGRSMFLVLQPKNEK, from the coding sequence ATGTATGTAAACGAAGGCATTCGCGCACGTGAACTTCGATTAATCGATCACAATGGTGACCAGCTTGGTGTAAAGACACGTAATGAAGCGCTAGAAATCGCCGCTCGTGTAAACTTGGATCTTGTCCTTGTGGCCCCTCAAGCCAAGCCGCCAGTCGCTCGTATCATGGACTATGGTAAATTTAAGTTTGAACAGCAAAAGAAAGACCGTGAAATTCGTAAAAATCAAAAGGTCATCGTTATGAAAGAGGTTCGCTTGAGCCCAACAATTGATGAGCATGATTTCCAAACGAAGTTACGTAATGCGATTAAATTCCTTGAAAAAGGCGATAAAGTTAAATGTAGCCTACGTTTCAAAGGTCGTGCGATTACACATAAAGAAATTGGACAACGTGTGCTAGATCGCTTTGCTGAAGCTTGTGCTGAAGTATCAACGGTAGAACAAAAGCCGAAGATGGAAGGCCGAAGCATGTTCTTAGTTCTTCAACCAAAGAACGAGAAATAA